The following DNA comes from Moritella sp. 24.
AATCGTATTTAAATAAGCTTGAATATTAAAAAATGATCCTGTCATCGTAATACGTAAACCGTGACGATAAAGCAATACTTCAGAATCCGATGTCACCGTGACGGCAGCTTCAGGTTTAGCAAGCGCAGCATCTATATTTTTTGATATTTCATCACTCTTAATAATATTATTCGCATTAAGATCTTGGCCATTCGCACTCGCAAATTTAGGTTTATTCTCAACCGTACTTTCGACCTTATTCTCGACCTCATCGCTTGCACTGTTATTACCAGTAATCGTTGTCACAGGTAATGATTCAATCGCGATCAATTTCACACGTTTAGCACGGCTTAATACATCGCCCAGTACTAATGCCATTTGATTTGAATTAATTAAATCCGCAGTTAAATCGGTTAATTTACCATTTGCTTTGTTGAGTTCAGCTTCTGTTCGTGCGATTCGTAACTTAACGACTTTATTCGGATCACTAGCAAGCGCTTGCAGTAGTTCAGCTTTATCAAATTCATATTGTCGCTGCTGCTGTGTTAATGATGACAACTTCGACGTTGATTTTTGATTCTGTATATAAATAGGTTCCAGCCATAAACTATAGATAAGATAAACAATCGCAATAAACAGCGAGCCAACCAATAATGAACGTTCACGCATTGATAATAAGCTGAACTTAGCTTTCATTGTCTGCCAATGTTGTTGCATTATTCAGTTACCTCAGCGACGACCTGATTCGTTAACGTAAACGCAATCACATCATCGCTGTTCCGATTAATATTTAATAAATTAAACTCTCGCCCCTGTAATGATTTACCCTGAGAGAATTTACGGATCCAACGTGGAATAGCTTCATGTGTTCTCGCGATCCCTGTTAGTGTCATTTTGTCACCCGATAAACGAATTTGATTTAAGCGAATATCTCTATCACGTTGCGAAGCCAAGTCCGACATTAAAATAGCAAAACCACTTGATTGCACTAATGCTAAATCTGATAACTGAACAAGTAATTCATCACGATACTGTAAGCGTGTTTGTAATAAGTCTAACTGCTGCGTTAATGCCGGGTTCTGAATATGTAGCGAGACTTGATTCGACAAATCAGCCACTTCGGCTTCTTGTTCAATTAATTGGTTTTTTGCTATTTTAATTTGCTTTTCCAGCAAGGCTTTATCAGTTTCCGCCATATAAGCAAGGATCAGCATTAACACTAACGTGACAGCAATCATCACAGCAGATTGTGTTAATGTTAAATATTCTTTTTTGGGCCTAAATGCCTGTGTATATAAATTTACGCGATTTTTCATGACGATTTTTCCAACGCTCCACCAATTGCCGGTAAAAAGCCAGTATCAACATTATCACCAATGTACGCATGCTTTAATGGCGTAACAGGTATCGTAAAGTTAATTTGTAAGCGTGAAATTAACGGTTCTAGAATCATACTCGGTAGTGCCAAGTTTATTTCTTTAACTTCAGGTAGTTTTAATTGGCTAACAACAAAGTCCGCTGAACGCTGAATCTCTAAACTAAAGTTATCTAACAAAGATGTATCAAGCTGACTTTCTTGTAGATCACGTAATCGTGAAAAACCACGTAGACGACGTGAAAAATAGAGCTGATTATCATAAATAATAGTCAGACTTACTTCTTGATAATCCTGCTGGGCAATTAACATTTGCGTGCTTTTTCGAGCTGTATCTGCGCTCGTGTTAAAAAGGTTTGCAGTTGCCAACTCTTCAATACCGATAGTCACGAGTTCAAGCTTCGACTGCTTTATCGCGGTAATAATTAATTCAACTAAGCTCTTAGAGCTGTAAACCAAGTTAATTTTGTTTTGATTAGGTACCGAAAAATAATCAAATACAACGCTATCAATTGCTTCACTAATAAACTCTTTGGCAATAAAAGGCAGTGTACTGGCAATTTCGTCATCAGGCACACTTGGCTTATCAATTTGTAATAATTGGTACAATTGATTCGACAATACGACATGGCAAGCTGACGATTGTAATTTATGCTTAACAATCATTGCACTCAGCGTTTTAACCAACTCTGAAATATCATTGAAGGCAGTTGAGTCCAGTACTGAGATCGCATCATTGCTCGCCGACAAGGCGCAAATATCAACACGCTGTTTAGCAATAAAAACACCCAGTTTTGCTTGTGTATTACTATTTTTTAACCAGGGTATACGCATAAAAAGCTGTCGCACCTAAATGAATGAATAAATGAATGAAAATAAGCCAATAACCATCATACTTTAATCGACTTAAAGTAGTAAGCAAAGTGTGAGGTTAGCATTATATTATCACCTTTAAATAGCGTAATCATCACAGAAAAGTAACATTAAGACTCAGCCAATGTACTGAGTTGATTACAAAAATATCCCTGCGCGCCATAAACACCCAGTTTATTAAGTGCGTCCCACTCTCCTTTCGACTCAACACCCACTGCAATAACTCTAGTGGCTAAGTTAACGGTACCACCCAGAATACTCCGAATTGCTAACTGGTTAATTTGTCGCTTATGCAGATCACGCACTAAACTAGGATGGATCTTGATAACATCCACATCTAATTTTTTAATATACGATGAGTTCACGACATCTTTACCCACCATGTCTACATCGAGGCAACAACCCAAGGCTTTCAGTTTTTTGGCTGGCTCTAATAACATCTCTAAATTATAATTAATTTGGTATTCATGGATCTCAAAATGCAGCATCGCACGTGATTTAACAGGCAGACGAATAATATCTAAATATACTTCACGCATAAAATGCTTATCTAAATAACTCTCGATATCTAAATTAATGCCGCAAGAAATGGGAGCGTTTTTCTCTAAATTAGAAATTGCACGTTCAACGGTTAAACGATCAATACGCTTCAATACACCACATTTTTCAGCCATCGGTAGAAACACGCCAGCATGTATCCACTCTTTATTTTCATCTTGTAGCCTTGGGTATATTTCATGACCCAGTACCTGCTTATCTTTCATGCTTAAAATTAATTGCTCTTCATAATGAAACGCATTATTTTTAAAAGTGCGATCAAACAGTCCACGCCACCTTACCGTGCCTTTTGCATAAACAGGTGTCTGCTCTTCTTGCTCATACAAGAACCAGCCAGAAGAACCCTGTAATACCGCAATCTTCAATGCTTGATCGACACTTTCTAACACCTCTTCTGCTGATTCACCATAGTTATAAATAGCAACACCGGTATAGAACAATTCATCACAATCAACAGGTGTTGATAAGCTCACACGGGTAAGTAACTTGTACAATTGCTTCATCACAATTTCAGATTCAGGCCCTGTGATACGTGGTAATAAAATAACAAACTGATCGCCACGATAACGAGCTAATACAGATCCCGTAAAGCGGTCAACAAACTTACTTAATAGTTCGCTCACCGATTTAACCATCTCATCAACACTTGCGACACCATGGTTATAATTGAGTTGAGATAATTCATAGAGCTCAATTTTGATCGCAGTACCTGCAATAACGCCAGGATCTGAAAGCATGTCTTCTAATTGATTTAAAAAGAAGTCTCGATTACCAATCCCTGTCGAAGGATCAACAAAAGCATTTGTACGCATATAAGAATCAAAACGACTACGTTCTTGTTTTGTATCTTCAAGATCGGCTATTAACTTATCAAATGCTCGACTTGTTGCTTTAGGCCATTCAAATTCAGAACCCACGGCAACTTTAATATGATCACCATTGAGTATTTGATAACTTCGACTAGAGAGTAATTCCGCGCCATACATCCCCTTTTTAAGAAAGTGAATGGCAATAACTAATCCGAATATGGCAATGAGTAAACCAATACTCACACCACTAAATAATTCTGGCGGGTAATCCATCGCATAATAAGGAGAAAGCATAATCACTTTCGCTTTGAAGTCGCTATTTGCTTTTAAATCGAAATGATATTCTTTTAAAAAAGAGGTGACTTTGTCTGTATCAGGCGTACGAGCATCAAAGTCATAGCTGACAATACCGTCTTTTTCGACAGTAAGTTGTAATACTGAATGTGCACGTAATAGCTCTGGTAACCAAAACGCAAAGCGAGGCTCGCTGTCTTCCATCGCCAGCTGTTCGTCCATCACATCAATCAATCGAGAAATATTTTGCTTTTGAGTTTCAATGGCAAGACCGCGTAAGCTGACACCGCCTCCCAGCAATACCACGCCAACTGATGACAGCACACAAAACACAATAAAACCAATCAGTTTGTTGGTAAATTTCATATATTCCTATACATCCCTATATCAGAAATTCATGATGAAAACACAAATTATGGTAACGACAAAATAATGTCGATATAGTTAATTATTCTACTGCATTCTGTTAGCAATAACATATAAAAAACTAATATCATGGGGTATGAACACAATAAAAAACACCAAAGCGGACGTTAGGCATAATTAATTATCGATAATTACCCCACAGTAAATACAAAAAAGCCCCGAAAAATCGGGGCTTTATGCATTCTATTTTAAGTGTTTATTCTTACACTTCTATAAAATAGGGGATCTAGAACGGGATATCATCATCAAAATCTGCAGAAGGTTCGTTGAAACCTTGTTGCGGAGCTTGTTGTTGAGGTGCTGGAGCAGGAGTTTGCTGTTGTGGAGCATAACTTTGTTGCTGAGGCGCCTGTTGTTGCTGTGGTTGTTGGTTATAACCACCTTGTTGTTGCTGTGGTGCTGCTGGCTGTTGTGGTTGACCCCAACCTGCATTTTGGTTTTGTTGTTGGTTATTATTGTTATAACCACCACCTTGCTGCTGTTGACCACCTTGACGAGAACCGATCATTTGCATCACACCGTTAAAGCCTTGTACTACAACTTCAGTGGTGAAACGGTCTTGACCATTTTGATCTTGCCATTTACGCGTTTGTAATGCGCCTTCAATATATACCTGTGAACCTTTACGTAAGTATTCACCAGCAATTTCAGCTAGTTTACCGAATACAGCAACACGGTGCCATTCAGTTTTCTCACGCTGTTCGCCAGTTTGCTTATCACGCCATGACTCACTTGTCGCAATTGTTAGATTGGCAACCGCGCCACCATTTGGAAATGAGCGGATTTCAGGATCATTACCTAAATTACCAAGAATAATTACTTTATTTACGCCACGACTGGCCATGCTAGCTCCTGTGCTGTTCACGAACCAGGTTCAAAGCCTGGTCTATTTCAAAATCTTTGGTCGCTTTTAAATAAGCAACCTGCTCTTCTAATACTACTACAGCTTCATTAATACCGGAAATTGATATTAGCTTTTCGGCGATTAATTCAGCTTCTCTTTGGTTTGCAATAGTCACAGATATGGTATGTGCTTTAACTTGGCCTACATTTTCTAAGCCTAAAGAAATAACAAACCATACGATCATCACCGCTGAGATAACAAAGAATAATCCTTGCGAGCCCAACTGAGAATACAAACTACCAGCAATGATACCACCACAAAATGCACCCGCAAATTGTGATGTTGAATAGATGCCCATCGCAGACCCTTTCGCACCAGCAGGTGCAGACATAGAGATCATAGCGGGTAAAGAGGCTTCTAAAAAGTTAAATGCTGTAAAATACAATACGATAGAAAGTGCAAATAACCATAAATTGCCATTTGCAAACCCCATCACACAAAGTGCAATACCCATTAATACAATCGCAAATAAGAAAAATTGTTTATTCATTTTCTTTTTAGCGGCAATAATCAGCATTGGCACCATTAACACAAACGATAACAATAACGCGGGGAAATATATCCACCAGTGGTGCTCACCAACCAGTCCTGCATTTTCAAGTTCAAATGGCAATGATACAAAAACAGCTGTTAATGTTAAGTGCAGTAAAAAAATACCCACATCCAAGCGTAATAATTGCGGGTCACGCAACATCGCTTTTAATTTACGTTTATTTGTACTCGCATCACCAGCGGGGGCTTTAGTTGTCGAATTAGGCACAATAAAATGTACAACCGCCATGCCTAATATCGCCAAGCCAGCTGTCACAAAGAAGATCCCTTTCAGACCAATCCATTGTGCTAATACAGGTCCAGCTACCAATGAGAATGCGAAAGAAAGTCCAATACACATACCAATAACGGCCATCACTTTTGGTCGCTGTTGCTCACGTGTAATATCAGCCGCTAAAGCAAGGATCGCACTGGCTACCGCACCGGTACCTTGTAATACACGCCCTACGGCAACGCCATAAACAGAATCTGCAACACCAGCAACAATACTGCCTAAACAAAACAAACCTAAACCTGCAATAATTACCGGTTTACGACCAATTCGATCGGATAACTGTCCCATTGGTATTTGCAATATCGCTTGAGTTAACCCATAAGCACCAATAACAATACCGACCCAAAGCGGTGAATAACCAATTAAATCACGTCCGTAAATAGCAAAAACTGGCATGATCATAAATAGGCCAAGCATTCTTAAACCAAATACTAACGCTAGCGACATCGCTGTTTTTTGCTCTAATTTAGATAAAGCTACATTATCCATAATTAATCCATCAACCTCTTATTATTTACGCCGCCATATTAACACGTCATCTCAGCTGACAATAAAAATTATTTAAAAGAAACAAAATAACGCTCGCCATGCTTTAGCATTAACAAAAAACAAAAATAACCGCAAAATGCCGTACTAACAAAATAACCTGAAATAAAACGCCATGATTTATCGTTAATACAATGAAAACAAAATAAAATACAAGATTAAACCATAAAAATAGCTAAAGAATGAAAGTATGAGTTGGGATAAAACTAAATGCGAACTTGACTCATTTATAGCACCTAGATATGTTAAGTACTTGTTAACGACTTAATGATGTATCATTCTCAGTAAGATTAGCTCGCGACTTTGACTATCAGTTAATACTTTAGTATCAAGATCTATCGAACTTAGGTATTACAATTAACACTTTAATTAAGTCATTAGCTAAGTTTAACCGTTTTATAATGCTAACCAGCATAGATATGGATATCGCCACACACACTAAAGGATTTAGTCACATGTCGGATTACCCAAATGTAGTATTACTGTCTCAACCTAGTCTTCAAGTTGCCACGCTCGTTTCTTGCTTAAGAGCAAAACTTGATATACCAGTACAACAATTACGTGAAGTTGCCGAAGTTGAACGTATCTCAATTGATGATAATTTATTATTACTTGTTGATACTGATAACCTAAGTGCCACATCGCAAGAACAATTGAAAAATAAGTTAAAACAGTACCATGGCATGTTTCGATTAGCATTAATTAACCTAAGTGATGATACTACAATGGAAAATATCTCCACTTGGCCATCAATATTCGGTGTCTTCAATAAACGAGATGAACTCGATGTCGTATGTAAAGGTATTGAGAAAATTACTGAAGGTGAGTTCTGGATGCCAAGGCGCACGCTTAGCTCATTAATTTCAATTTACCGTTCAACTAAAGCTGTTGATTTGGATAGAAAACCAGAATTAACGACCCGAGAACAAGAAATTTTACGTCAATTAATGACTGGTTCATCAAATCTAGAAATTGCAGATGTACTCTATGTCAGTGAGCATACGATCAAATCACACCTGTATAATGTCTTTAAAAAAATCAAAGTCAAAAACCGTTTACAAGCAGTATCATGGGCAAAAGAAAATCTGATTTAACCAAGAATCAAGCTCGATAATAAAATCTCTTAGACTAAGATTTATAAAAAACCATATCTAATATGGTTTTTTTATACTTAAAACTAGATAATTAACTAAAACCTCCCGCCTGCAATGTTTCAATTATGTTACAACTATGATACTTCTAATACTTAATAATGAGAACGTATGGATACGTGATTTTATCGCTCACCATTCAAAGGATCTGAAGTGGAGCAAAAATACGAGACACATAATGGGTTCCAGCAAGGAGGCCAAGATGAAATTGACCTGACGCATCTATTTAATATAATTAGACGCTCGTTCTTACGCATCTGTGTACTCACTACGCTCATCGCCATTATTGCAGCAATATTTATTACTGACCTTCCTCCAATTTATAAAGCCAGCACCGTATTGCAATTACAAGTCCAACAAACGAAGCCAATTGCGATTCAAGGTGTATTACAAAACGACGTCAATAATAAAGATTACTTCCAAACACAAATCGAGATCCTGCGTTCTGATTTAATAACAGAAAAAGTAATTACTAAACTCAACTTATCTCAACATCCTTATTACACACAGCGCAAAATAAACAGCCAATTAAATCGTGTCATCAATGATATAATTAGTGTCATTTCACCTGCCAAGCTTACTGAATCCGCAGTAATCAACCCACAAGTTTTAATTGGGCAAATTAAAGCAGCAGTTAATGTATCTCTAATCAAAAACACCCAATTACTGACAATTAGCTACGAGCATAACTCCCCCGTATTAGCGGCATTAATCGCAAATACGTATGCAGACGTATATATTCAACATAATCGTGATTTTCGAATACAACAAACAGTTAACGCGTCACTTTGGTTAAAGGAAGGCGTCCAAGCCCTCAAAGACAACCTGAACTTAGCAGAGCGTAATCTCACCACTTTTCTTCAGCAGGAAAACTTAATTGATGACAGCGGTGTTGATAACTTTACTGCGAAAGAATTACAGAACCTAACAGCCAAATTAAACAATATAAGAAGTGAATTAATTAGTGCACAAACCCTCTATAAACAAATCAGTGAGGCGCAGAACTTAGACTTACTGACATCTACATCTATCAAAGCATTCTCAAATCAATCTGTACTCATTAAACTGAGACATGATTACACCCAAGCAAAAAATAATAAGGAAGAACTATCTAAGCGTTACGGTCCATATCACGATAAAATGATCCAAGCGAATACCCAACTCAGTGTGGCCAAAGATAATGCACAAAACGCACTGCAACAAGTCGCACTCGGGTTTAAAAAAAATATAACCTTACTTGAGCAAAACGAAGCCGCCATCATTGCCGCATTAGAAGTTAAAAAAACCGAACACCGAACTCAAATAAAACAGAAAGCACGTTATAAAGAACTGAACCGTGAATTAGCCTCAAGCAACGAATTATATAATATGTTTTTAATGCGTTTAAAAGAGACTAACCTTACCAACGATCTTAATTTATCAACGGCGACTATTACTGATAAAGCCAAAATTCCGCTCTCTCCTTTTAAGCCCAAGCGAGCATTAATTTTAGTCTTAGTTATCTTATTAACCCTTATGCTTTTAGTCGCACATGCACTTATTCATGCCGTATTTTTTGTCAATCAAGACAACGTAACCAACCTACAAGCACCATTACTCGGATCCCTACCAGATTTCAAAGCGATTAATAAAAAGTTTAAACAACAATCTCCACAACAATTATTCCTGACTAATAAAATGATTTTTGAAGCCGTACAAAGCCTACGAACATCGATACAATTATCAGCTAAGACCAAAAAACAACAAGTCATTATGGTCACTTCAAACAGCGTGGGTGAAGGTAAAAGCACATCCGCGATTTACCTCGCAATGGCGTTAGCACAAACTCACAAGACCATTATTGTAGAAGCAGATATGAGAAAGCCGTCAGTAAGAAGAAAGATGGGTATTCCAGATAGGCAACGTGGGTTAGTCGACATATTGACGAAAAGTGGCAACTTAAACAGCTATATTTGGCATGATCAACAAACCAACCTATCCATAATATCTGCCGGTGAATTAACGGATAGTCCATCCAATTTGCTTAGCTCAACGCGTTTTACAAGCTGTTTAAAAATATTAAGATCTCAATATGAATATATCGTGATTGATACACCACCAAGTCAAATAGTCAGTGACGCATTAATAGTAGGTCAACAATCTGATTTTAATATCTTAATTACCCGTACAAACAACTCAAAGATTGGAGAACTAAACAGTACTATCGAATTACTTAAAAAACATAATATCAGTACGGATGGCATTATATTAAACCAAGAATCATTAAAAAATGATAAACGTTATCAGTACCAATATCAGTATCAAAAAGAGGCTGCGCAGGCGTCATAGCCTTGCAGCACACTTATGACCGCGATTCAATATACACTCACCGCTATCTATTTAACGCCATTCGCTTTATTTGCAAGTAGCACTTCAGATAAAACACCAAGTATAGGCTTAGATGCGATCTCTGAACTTGGCTTTAAAGCCATTCCAAATATCATGATCAATTATAAGCACGATGATAATATTACCAATACAAAAGCCAATCACCAAGCTTCTCATTTCACAGAAATAATCCCCTCATTGCGTATTGAAGGACAAAAATATAACAACCTGTTTTCGTTCGCTTACCAAGCTAGGCAGAGTCTTTATGGTGATAATACGGATCTTAATTATACCGACCACCAGTTTCATGCAAGACTTTCTAGAGATATGAATAAGCGTCATCGACTTGCCTTTTCGTATCAGTTTGATATTGGTCATGATCCGGCAAATACGGGTATATCAGAGGGCAATGAACAAATAACAACCCCCGCTATTTTTTATACTCAGTCTACGCAACTAAGTTACAGTTATGGCAGCAAAACCTCAAAAGCAATACTAGAACCAAGATTTGGCTTCAATGATAAACGCTATGACGACAACAGCGGTAATGATGTCTCAATGGCAAATTTTGATGAATATAATTACGGCCTTAGTATTTATTATAATATCGCCGCCAGCCTGAAAATACTGTTTGATATGAGTAGTACCACCAGTGATTATGCGGGAAACAATAAACAAAAAGACAGTCAAAATGGCTTAGTGTATACCGGTTTAAATTGGGATATTACGGGTAAAACAAAGGGGTCACTCAAAGTCGGTTATGAGAAAATAAATTTCGCTGATAGTACTAAAGACTCTCAAGCTAGTCCTAGTTGGGATATAGGAGTTAGCTGGTACCCGAAAACCTATTCGGTCTTTACGCTCAATACGAAACAAAAGATCACTCAAGCCATCCTCAATACAGACAGTATAAAAACAAATAGCAATTCGATTAGCTGGCAGCACAAATGGCGTCATAACCTATCGAGTTCACTGAGCTATAACAACTTAAGAGAAAAGTATCAGAGCAGTGCTCGAGAAGACATAAGTAACGCAATTAATATCTCATTCTCTTATCAATTTCGATATTGGCTCGCGTTCGGATTAAGCTATGAATATAAAGATAAATCATCGTCAGAATCACAATTCGAATATGATAAAAACATTTATGGATTAACCAGTAAATTCGTATTTTAAAGTAAAGGAATACAGTAATGAAAGGACATAACACCTTATATAGAACATTGTTTTTTATGTTTATCCTGCTAACTGGTCAAGCCAATGCACATAAACAGCACCACAGCTATAAGCTCGGTGCTGGAGATAAAATCGCGATTGAAGTGTATGGAGAAAAAGATCTCAGTGTAACAGTCATTATTGATACTTCAGGGAGTATTGATTACCCCTATCTCGGTGAAATTAATGTTGTTGGTTTAACGCCTGCCGAAATCAAACAGAAAATTTACACCGGATTGAAAGGCCCCTACCTCATTTCACCAAAAGTCATGGTTAGCATTGCCGCATTCCGTCAATTTTATATTAAAGGCGAAGTAAAACGACCTGGTGGATATCCTTTTAGGCCAGGACTCACTGTCGATAAAGCCGTCGCACTCGCAGGAGGTTTCACCGAACGTGCAGCAAAACAATCTATAATGTTGTCAAATAATAGCGATTTAAGCCAATCGTATAGGGTTGAACCTGATGATCATATCGCTCCTGACGACATTCTTAATATCGAACAGAGTTTCTTCTAAAGTAATGCCTAACAAGTCCTAATATGAGATACTGGCTGATTATTTTATGTAGTGTGAGTTATGTATGGATCAAATCATTGTTCGGGGCGCACGCACCCATAACCTTAAAGATATCAACGTTGAACTACCTCGCGATAAGCTTATTGTTATCACAGGGTTATCAGGTTCTGGGAAGTCGTCATTAGCATTTGATACGCTTTATGCAGAAGGCCAACGTCGTTATGTAGAATCACTTTCTGCTTATGCGAGACAATTCCTATCTTTAATGGAAAAACCAGATGTTGACCATATTGAAGGTCTGTCACCTGCCATCTCTATCGAACAAAAATCCACATCACATAACCCACGTTCAACCGTCGGTACAATCACCGAAATTTATGATTACCTACGTTTGCTATTCGCTCGCGTTGGCGAACCTCGCTGTCCAATACATAATGCACCACTAGCAGCACAAACGATCACCCAAATGGTTGATCATGTTTTAACGCTAGAAACCGGTCGTAAATTGATGTTACTTGCTCCGATCGTGAAAGAACGAAAAGGTGAGCATGTAAAAACATTAGCTAACTTAGCAAGTCAAGGTTATATCCGCGCGCGTATTGACGGTGAAGTCTGTGATCTTTCCGATCCACCCGCACTGGATCTACATAAAAAACATACCATTGAAGTTGTGATCGACCGATTCAAAGTACGTGACGATCTACAATTACGTCTTGCAGAATCGTTTGAAACGGCTCTTACTCTTTCAGGTGGTACAGCTTACATTGCTGACATGGACGATAGCGAGATGGATCCTATTGTCTTTTCAGCTAACTTCGCTTGTCCACATTGTGGTTACAGCATGGCAGAGCTAGAGCCAAGGATCTTTTCTTTTAATAATCCAGCTGGCGCTTGTCACACTTGTGATGGTTTAGGCGTACAACAATACTTCGATCACGACCGCATCATTATTAACGCCGATCTTAGCTTATCTGGCGGTGCGATCCGCGGCTGGGATAAACGAAATTTCTATTATTTCCAAATGCTGACATCACTGGCTAAACACTACAAGTTTGATCTCACTAAACCGTTCAACTCATTAACGATCGAAGTTCAAGAGTACATTCTGCAAGGCAGTGGTGAACAAGAAATTGAATTTAACTACGTGAATGATCGCGGTGACATCGTTGTTCGTCGCCACCCTTTCGAAGGGATCATTCCGAATATGCAACGACGCTACAAAGAAACTGAATCAAATGCAGTCCGTGAAGAACTGGGTAAATACTTAACGACAAAGTCTTGTGAGACTTGTTCAGGTTCTCGTTTACGCCAAGAAGCCCGCCACGTTTATATTGCAGAAACAACGCTACCTGAAGTATCAAGAATGGCGATTGGTGAAGCCTTCGATTTCTTTGCTAACATTGAACTAACAGGTCAAAAAGGTCAGATTGCCGAGAAGATCCTAAAAGAAATTGGTGATCGCCTTGGTTTCCTCGTCAACGTAGGGCTTAACTATTTAAGCCTAGAGCGCAGCGCGGAAACCTTATCCGGTGGTGAAGCACAAAGGATCCGTCTTGCCAGTCAAATTGGCGCAGGTCTGGTTGGTGTAATGTATGTTTTAGATGAACCATCGATCGGCTTGCATCAACGAGATAACGAACGCTTATTACAAACCTTGATCCACCTACGTGATCTTGGCAATACCGTCATTGTCGTTGAACACGATGAAGATGCGATCCGTGCAGCTGACTACGTCCTCGATATTGGTCCCGGAGCAGGTGTTCATGGTGGTGAGATCGTTGCGCAAGGTAATGTCGACGATATATTAAAAA
Coding sequences within:
- a CDS encoding glucose-6-phosphate isomerase, producing the protein MQQHWQTMKAKFSLLSMRERSLLVGSLFIAIVYLIYSLWLEPIYIQNQKSTSKLSSLTQQQRQYEFDKAELLQALASDPNKVVKLRIARTEAELNKANGKLTDLTADLINSNQMALVLGDVLSRAKRVKLIAIESLPVTTITGNNSASDEVENKVESTVENKPKFASANGQDLNANNIIKSDEISKNIDAALAKPEAAVTVTSDSEVLLYRHGLRITMTGSFFNIQAYLNTIEQLPKKFYWDVFDYQMQDYPTAQVVMEIYTLSINKEFIRG
- a CDS encoding PilN domain-containing protein — encoded protein: MKNRVNLYTQAFRPKKEYLTLTQSAVMIAVTLVLMLILAYMAETDKALLEKQIKIAKNQLIEQEAEVADLSNQVSLHIQNPALTQQLDLLQTRLQYRDELLVQLSDLALVQSSGFAILMSDLASQRDRDIRLNQIRLSGDKMTLTGIARTHEAIPRWIRKFSQGKSLQGREFNLLNINRNSDDVIAFTLTNQVVAEVTE
- a CDS encoding biogenesis protein MshI, which gives rise to MRIPWLKNSNTQAKLGVFIAKQRVDICALSASNDAISVLDSTAFNDISELVKTLSAMIVKHKLQSSACHVVLSNQLYQLLQIDKPSVPDDEIASTLPFIAKEFISEAIDSVVFDYFSVPNQNKINLVYSSKSLVELIITAIKQSKLELVTIGIEELATANLFNTSADTARKSTQMLIAQQDYQEVSLTIIYDNQLYFSRRLRGFSRLRDLQESQLDTSLLDNFSLEIQRSADFVVSQLKLPEVKEINLALPSMILEPLISRLQINFTIPVTPLKHAYIGDNVDTGFLPAIGGALEKSS
- a CDS encoding EAL domain-containing protein codes for the protein MKFTNKLIGFIVFCVLSSVGVVLLGGGVSLRGLAIETQKQNISRLIDVMDEQLAMEDSEPRFAFWLPELLRAHSVLQLTVEKDGIVSYDFDARTPDTDKVTSFLKEYHFDLKANSDFKAKVIMLSPYYAMDYPPELFSGVSIGLLIAIFGLVIAIHFLKKGMYGAELLSSRSYQILNGDHIKVAVGSEFEWPKATSRAFDKLIADLEDTKQERSRFDSYMRTNAFVDPSTGIGNRDFFLNQLEDMLSDPGVIAGTAIKIELYELSQLNYNHGVASVDEMVKSVSELLSKFVDRFTGSVLARYRGDQFVILLPRITGPESEIVMKQLYKLLTRVSLSTPVDCDELFYTGVAIYNYGESAEEVLESVDQALKIAVLQGSSGWFLYEQEEQTPVYAKGTVRWRGLFDRTFKNNAFHYEEQLILSMKDKQVLGHEIYPRLQDENKEWIHAGVFLPMAEKCGVLKRIDRLTVERAISNLEKNAPISCGINLDIESYLDKHFMREVYLDIIRLPVKSRAMLHFEIHEYQINYNLEMLLEPAKKLKALGCCLDVDMVGKDVVNSSYIKKLDVDVIKIHPSLVRDLHKRQINQLAIRSILGGTVNLATRVIAVGVESKGEWDALNKLGVYGAQGYFCNQLSTLAES
- the ssb gene encoding single-stranded DNA-binding protein, which gives rise to MASRGVNKVIILGNLGNDPEIRSFPNGGAVANLTIATSESWRDKQTGEQREKTEWHRVAVFGKLAEIAGEYLRKGSQVYIEGALQTRKWQDQNGQDRFTTEVVVQGFNGVMQMIGSRQGGQQQQGGGYNNNNQQQNQNAGWGQPQQPAAPQQQQGGYNQQPQQQQAPQQQSYAPQQQTPAPAPQQQAPQQGFNEPSADFDDDIPF
- a CDS encoding MFS transporter — its product is MDNVALSKLEQKTAMSLALVFGLRMLGLFMIMPVFAIYGRDLIGYSPLWVGIVIGAYGLTQAILQIPMGQLSDRIGRKPVIIAGLGLFCLGSIVAGVADSVYGVAVGRVLQGTGAVASAILALAADITREQQRPKVMAVIGMCIGLSFAFSLVAGPVLAQWIGLKGIFFVTAGLAILGMAVVHFIVPNSTTKAPAGDASTNKRKLKAMLRDPQLLRLDVGIFLLHLTLTAVFVSLPFELENAGLVGEHHWWIYFPALLLSFVLMVPMLIIAAKKKMNKQFFLFAIVLMGIALCVMGFANGNLWLFALSIVLYFTAFNFLEASLPAMISMSAPAGAKGSAMGIYSTSQFAGAFCGGIIAGSLYSQLGSQGLFFVISAVMIVWFVISLGLENVGQVKAHTISVTIANQREAELIAEKLISISGINEAVVVLEEQVAYLKATKDFEIDQALNLVREQHRS